AGACCACGAAGCAGCGGGTCGTCGGGTGGCTCCACGCCGCCGCGAGCCAGGCCTCGTCCAGCCGGTGGTGGGCGGCGCGGTCGATGCCGCTCGGTGCGGTCAGCGAGATGGGTCGATCGGCTGTGTCGTCGGTCCAGGTGGTCACGGGTGCTTCCAACTCCCCCAGGGCAGCGGTTCGTTCGGCGGGCGGTTCGGCGGGACGTACGGCGGGAGGCACCGGACGAGGGCTGGGCGGCCGGGGCGGTCGTTCCAGTGTGCCCGGCTGCGGTGCCCTCCCGTATGTCGTCGGCGGGTCAGGGCGTGGGACGCCAGTGCTCGGCCAGGTCACCCCACAGGTAGGCGCTGGTCTCGACACCCTTGAGCAGGAGGTCCAGCTCGATCTTTTCGTTGGGGGCGTGCCAGCCGTCGGAGGGGACGGAGATGCCCAGGAAGAGCACGGGGGCGCCGAGGACTTCCTGGAGGTCGGCGGCGGGTCCGGAGCCGCCCTCGCGGGTGAAGCGGACCGGTCTTTCGAAGGCGCGGCCCATAGCGCGGGCCACGGACCGCAGCGCGGGGTGGTCGAGGGGTGTCAGGCACGGGCGCGTGGCCGCGGCGAAGACGATCTCGTGCCGGATCCCGGCGGGCAGCTGCTCCTCGGCCCAGGCGCGGACGGCCTGCTCCACCTGGTCGGGGTCCTGGCCGGCGACCAGCCGGAAGGACAGCTTCACCATGGCCGTGGACGGGATGATCGTCTTGCTGCCGGGGCCCTGGTAGCCGCCGCCGATGCCGTTGACCTCGGCGGTCGGGCGGGCCCAGATGCGTTCGAGGGTGCTGTAGCCGGCCTCGCCGTGGGTGGCTCGGGACTTGGCGGTGTCCAGCCAGCGCTGTTCGTCGAAGGGCAGCTCGGCGAACAGCTCGCGCTCGCGGTCGGTCAGTTCCACGATGCCGTCGTAGAAGCCGGGGATCGCCACGCGTGCGTGCTCGTCGTGCAGGGCGGCGGCCAGGCGGGCGGCCGCGGTGGCCGGGTTGGGTACGGCGCCGCCGAAGGAGCCGGAGTGGATGTCCTGGTCGGGGCCGTACAGCCGGATCTCGCACTCGGCGAGGCCGCGCATGCCGGTGCAGACGGTCGGGGTGTCCTCGGACCACATGCCGGTGTCCGACACGATCACGGCGTCGGCGGCGAGCCGTGAGGCGTGCTCCTCGACGAGGGCGCGGAAATGCGGGGAGCCGGACTCCTCCTCGCCCTCGATCAGCAGCTTCAGGTGGACCGCTGGGGCGGTGCGGCCGGTGGCGGCGAGGTGGGCGCGGACGCCGAGTGTGTGGAAGAACACCTGGCCCTTGTCGTCGGCCGCCCCGCGCGCGTAGAGACGGTTTCCGCGGACGACCGGCTCGAAGGGGTCGCTGTCCCAGCCGTCCTCGCGGGCGGCGGGCTGCACGTCGTGGTGGCCGTAGACGAGGACGGTGGGCGCCTCGGGGTCGTCCGAGGGCCACTCGGCGAAGACGGCCGGAGCGCCCGGGGTCAGCCAGACCTCGGCGGTCGGGAAGCCGGTCTCCTTGAGCTGGGCGGCGAGCCAGTCGGCGCTGCGCCGTACGTCGGGCGCGTGGTCGGGCTGGGCCGACACGGACGGGATGCGCAGCCATGCCGCGAGGTCGTCGAGGAAGGCGGCGCGGTGCTGCTCGATGTACGTACGGACGGCGCTGTCCGGGGTCTGGCTCATGTTCACGAGCCTATCGGCCCGCACTGACATCCTCGGCGGGCGGTTCGTCACACTCAGGTCGTTCGGTGTGCCACTTCGGCGTCTTCCGTGAGGAGCCGTTCGAGGGCGGCCCGGTCCGGCAGGTCGTGCGGTCGTACGACCTCGCCGCTGCGCACGTACAGGAAGGCTACCGTGACCGACTCGGGCGGTACGCCCTGCTGCTCGGCCCAGGCCAGCCGGTAGATGGCGAGCTGAAGCGGGTCGGCGCTGCGGGTGCGGCTGGTCTTCCAGTCGACGATCTCGTACGTCGCCTGGTCGCCGTCGCCGTGCTTGTAGACCGCGTCGATCCGGCCCCGCACGACGCGGCCGGCGAGGGTGAGCTGGAAGGGGGACTCGACCCGGTAGGGGGTGCGCCGGGCGTACTCGCTGCGTTCGAAGGCCTCCTTCAGGGCTTCCAGGTCGTGTTCGTCGGCGATCTCGGCATCGCTGCCGGGCAGCTCGTCGGGCTCCAGCAGGGGCAGTGTCAGTTCCTCGAAGCGGGCTTCGACCCAGGCGTGGAAGCGGGTGCCCCGGCGCGCGGCCGGTTGCGGGGGGCGCGGCATGGGGCGCGCGAGTTCCTGTGCGAGCCCGTCCGGGTCCTCGGCCAGGCGCATCAGCTGGGACGCGGTGAGCGTGACGGGCAGCGGGACGTCGGTGACGGCCTGCCGGGCGCGCAGCAACTCTCCGGTGAGCGCGTCCAGGTCACGGTCCCAGGAGGCGATGGTGCGGGCCTCCTCGGGGGTGAGGTCACCGTCGTACGACGCCTCGGCGGGACGGTGCGGCGGGGCGGGCGCCTGGTGCGGGATCGTGGGCCGGCGGCCGGCGCTCCGGGTGTCCCGGTCGGCGCGGTCGGCTGCGCCGGGGGCGTCCGTGTCGTACGGCGGTTCCTCGTCGCCGAAGGGGTCCTCGTCGTACGGGAAGTCCTCGTCGTACGTGTCGTAGGGCGCGTCGTCGTAGGACTCGTCGCCATAGAGGTCGTCGTCCGGCGGCGGGGGCCAGTCCGGGTCGTCGAGGGCGGCGGGGTCGTGGGCGGCCGGCGGGTGGCCGGTGTCCTGGGCGGCGAGGGCGTCCAGGTGGGCGAGGACGGTCTCGGCGGCCGCGCGGCGGCGGGCCAGGGCGGCGGCATCCAGCGGGAGCGGCCAGACCTGGTCGGCGTCGGCGGTGTGCAGGGCGGGGTTCTCCGCGTCCTCGGCAGGCTCCTCGGCCCACGCCTCGATCTCGCCGTGTCCGGCGGCACAGTGGTCGTGGAGTGCCTGGAGGAAGCCGGAGGGGCCGCGCTTCTTCTTCTGGCTGGGTCCCCACCAGTGGCCGGAGCCGAGCAGCAGGGAGCGGGGGCGGGTGAAGGTGACGTAGCCGAGGCGGAGCTCCTCGGTGTGCTGGTGGTCCTTCATGGCCTCATGGAAGGCCTTCATGCCGCGCGCGTCCCAGCCCTCGATGTCGGGCAGGGTGTCGGAGTCGCCACGCAGGGCGTGCGGCACCACCTTGGCCTGCGCCGTCCATTTCTCGCGGCCCTGTGCGCTGGGGAACGTGCCCTTGACCAGTCCGGGAACGGCCACGACGTCCCACTCCAGGCCTTTGGACTTGTGGGCGGTGAGCACCTTGACGGTGTTCTCGCCGCCGGGCAGGGCGTTGTCGAGGCCTTTCTCGTACTGCGCGGCGGTGCGCAGGAAGCCGAGGAAGGCGAGCAGGGTGGCGTCCGCGTCGCTCGCCGCGAAGGAGGCGGCGATGTCGAGGAAGTTGGACAGGGTCTCGCGGCGGCGGGCGGCCAGGGCGTGCGGGGACGCCGACAGCTCCACCTCCAGGCCGGTGACGGCGAGAACGCGGTGCAGGACGTCCATCAGCGGGTCGGACAGCGAGCGGCGCAGGTCACGCAGTTCGGCGGCCAGGTGCGCGAAGCGCACGCGCGCGTCCGGGGAGAACGGCAGCTCGTCGTCGTCCCCCTCGCCGTTCAGGGGTGTTTCGAGGAAGGTGTCGAGGGCGTCCGCGAGCGATGTCACCTCGGCCGGGTCGACCCCTTCGACGGCGGCGGCGAGCCGGCGGTCCGGGTCGTCGGTGTCGTCCACGCGCGTGTGGACGACCAGCAGGCGGGCGCGGCGGCCGAGCAGGGCGAGGTCGCGGGGGCCGATGCGCCAGCGCGGGCCGGTCAGCAGGCGTACCAGGGAGGCGTTGGCCCCGGGGTCCTGAAGGACCTCGCAGACGGCGACGAGGTCGGCGACCTCCGGCAGGTGCAGCAGCCCGGACAGGCCGACCACCTCGACGGGGATGTCCCGGGCCACGAGGGCGCCCTGGATCTCGGCGAAGTCGGTGGCCGTGCGGCACAGTACGGCGATCTCGCCGGGGGCCGTGCCGGTGTGCACGAGGTGGGCGATGGAGTCGGAGATCCAGCCGATCTCCTCGGCGTGGGTGGGCAGCAGGGCGCAGCGGACCGTGCCGTCGTGCTCGGCGCCGGGGGCCGGGCGCAGGGCCTCCACGCCCGCGTGCATGGCGCGCAGGGGCTCGGCGAGACCATTGGCGAGGTCGAGGAGGCGGCCGCCGCTGCGGCGGTTCTCGCTGAGCGCCTGACGGGTGGCGGGGCGGCCGTCGGCGTGCGCGAAGTGGGCGGGGAAGTCGTCCAGGTTGGCGACGGAGGCGCCGCGCCAGCCGTAGATGGCCTGGCAGGGGTCGCCGACCGCGGTCACCGGATGGCCCGTACCGCCGCCGAACAGGCCTGCCAGCAGGACGCGTTGGGCCACGGAGGTGTCCTGGTACTCGTCCAGGAGCACCACGCGGAACTCCTCGCGCAGCAGGCGGCCCACCTCGGGGATGCGGGCGAGCCGGGCGGACAGGGCGATCTGGTCGCCGAAGTCGAGCAGGTCGCGTTCGCGCTTGGCCGTGCGGTAGCGCCGGACGAGTTCGGCCAGTTCACGGCGGGCGGCGGCCGTCTCGGGGACCTTGCGCAGCTCGGCGTTGGTGAGCTTGGCGCTCCGCAGGGTGTGCAGCAGCTCCGCGTCAAAGGCGCGCACGTCCTCGGGGTCGACGAGGTGTTCGGCGAGTTCGGAGTCGAGGGCGAGCAGGTCGCTGACGAGGTCGGCGAAGGAGCGGGTCAGCGCGGGGTAGGGGCCGGGGGCCTCGCGCAGCACGCGCGCGGCGAGCTGGTAACGGGTGGCGTCGGCGAGCAGCCGGGAGGTGGGTTCCAGGCCGAGGCGCAGGCCGTGGTCGGTGAGGAGGCGGCCGGCGAAGGAGTGGTACGTCGAGATCACCGGCTCGCCCGGCGGGTTGTCCGGGTCGATGACGTCCGGGTCGGTCACGCCGGCCTTGATC
Above is a genomic segment from Streptomyces fodineus containing:
- a CDS encoding dipeptidase, producing the protein MSQTPDSAVRTYIEQHRAAFLDDLAAWLRIPSVSAQPDHAPDVRRSADWLAAQLKETGFPTAEVWLTPGAPAVFAEWPSDDPEAPTVLVYGHHDVQPAAREDGWDSDPFEPVVRGNRLYARGAADDKGQVFFHTLGVRAHLAATGRTAPAVHLKLLIEGEEESGSPHFRALVEEHASRLAADAVIVSDTGMWSEDTPTVCTGMRGLAECEIRLYGPDQDIHSGSFGGAVPNPATAAARLAAALHDEHARVAIPGFYDGIVELTDRERELFAELPFDEQRWLDTAKSRATHGEAGYSTLERIWARPTAEVNGIGGGYQGPGSKTIIPSTAMVKLSFRLVAGQDPDQVEQAVRAWAEEQLPAGIRHEIVFAAATRPCLTPLDHPALRSVARAMGRAFERPVRFTREGGSGPAADLQEVLGAPVLFLGISVPSDGWHAPNEKIELDLLLKGVETSAYLWGDLAEHWRPTP
- a CDS encoding ATP-dependent helicase, translating into MPARITDPEQLKELLGIPFTPEQTACITAPPAPQVIVAGAGSGKTTVMAARVVWLVGTGQVAPEQVLGLTFTNKAAGELAERVRKALIKAGVTDPDVIDPDNPPGEPVISTYHSFAGRLLTDHGLRLGLEPTSRLLADATRYQLAARVLREAPGPYPALTRSFADLVSDLLALDSELAEHLVDPEDVRAFDAELLHTLRSAKLTNAELRKVPETAAARRELAELVRRYRTAKRERDLLDFGDQIALSARLARIPEVGRLLREEFRVVLLDEYQDTSVAQRVLLAGLFGGGTGHPVTAVGDPCQAIYGWRGASVANLDDFPAHFAHADGRPATRQALSENRRSGGRLLDLANGLAEPLRAMHAGVEALRPAPGAEHDGTVRCALLPTHAEEIGWISDSIAHLVHTGTAPGEIAVLCRTATDFAEIQGALVARDIPVEVVGLSGLLHLPEVADLVAVCEVLQDPGANASLVRLLTGPRWRIGPRDLALLGRRARLLVVHTRVDDTDDPDRRLAAAVEGVDPAEVTSLADALDTFLETPLNGEGDDDELPFSPDARVRFAHLAAELRDLRRSLSDPLMDVLHRVLAVTGLEVELSASPHALAARRRETLSNFLDIAASFAASDADATLLAFLGFLRTAAQYEKGLDNALPGGENTVKVLTAHKSKGLEWDVVAVPGLVKGTFPSAQGREKWTAQAKVVPHALRGDSDTLPDIEGWDARGMKAFHEAMKDHQHTEELRLGYVTFTRPRSLLLGSGHWWGPSQKKKRGPSGFLQALHDHCAAGHGEIEAWAEEPAEDAENPALHTADADQVWPLPLDAAALARRRAAAETVLAHLDALAAQDTGHPPAAHDPAALDDPDWPPPPDDDLYGDESYDDAPYDTYDEDFPYDEDPFGDEEPPYDTDAPGAADRADRDTRSAGRRPTIPHQAPAPPHRPAEASYDGDLTPEEARTIASWDRDLDALTGELLRARQAVTDVPLPVTLTASQLMRLAEDPDGLAQELARPMPRPPQPAARRGTRFHAWVEARFEELTLPLLEPDELPGSDAEIADEHDLEALKEAFERSEYARRTPYRVESPFQLTLAGRVVRGRIDAVYKHGDGDQATYEIVDWKTSRTRSADPLQLAIYRLAWAEQQGVPPESVTVAFLYVRSGEVVRPHDLPDRAALERLLTEDAEVAHRTT